The following coding sequences are from one bacterium window:
- a CDS encoding DUF4160 domain-containing protein, whose protein sequence is MPVIFYHNGVKFFFFSNEGSPLECIHVHVRKDEKLAKIWVEPELHLESSYGFTLKEIKAIMNVVKIRKAEIIEAWNEHFDS, encoded by the coding sequence GTCATCTTCTACCATAATGGAGTTAAATTCTTTTTCTTTTCGAATGAAGGCTCTCCGCTAGAATGCATACATGTCCACGTTAGAAAAGATGAAAAACTTGCGAAAATCTGGGTTGAGCCAGAATTACACTTAGAAAGTTCTTACGGATTCACATTAAAAGAAATAAAGGCTATAATGAATGTAGTAAAAATACGAAAAGCTGAAATTATCGAGGCCTGGAATGAGCACTTCGACTCTTAA
- a CDS encoding DUF2442 domain-containing protein gives MSTSTLNPKAQKVNFDSRMMWVELKDGRQIGVPLTFFPRLKKASLAQRKKYKISGGGLGLHWDALDEDISVAGLLAGKVDQTNRNLKRRRSQIRKAA, from the coding sequence ATGAGCACTTCGACTCTTAATCCAAAAGCACAAAAAGTAAACTTTGATTCACGTATGATGTGGGTTGAACTTAAAGACGGCCGGCAGATCGGAGTGCCGCTTACTTTTTTTCCGCGGCTTAAAAAAGCTTCTTTAGCGCAAAGAAAAAAATATAAAATTAGTGGAGGCGGCCTGGGTTTACACTGGGATGCTTTGGACGAAGATATTTCCGTAGCGGGTTTACTAGCTGGCAAAGTCGATCAAACCAATCGCAATCTCAAACGACGACGGTCTCAAATTAGGAAAGCTGCTTAA
- the recJ gene encoding single-stranded-DNA-specific exonuclease RecJ produces the protein MNLSIETNSEKSTESQAYKRQTRIIPPVEFNKIQASELLQNELGVSRLVAELLICRGYETPQAAKHYLAPSLKELLPDPSNLKNSTKAAELILQHIKAGSQITVYTDFDVDGITAGAQLAPTLNALARSFETNTVITFYTPNRFSEGYGLSLDAVERIAKSGTNLLITLDCGISSHAELARAKTLGLASIVVDHHQFSTPPPADVIINPLQTGCAFGDYGLCASALTWFLILELKRQASESQKNLPDPKELLDLAALGTICDMVPLTNVNRLLAQRGLEALTSTKRTGLIALKKVSGFAEKSLRSSHVLFGLGPRINASGRVDDARLMFELLTTVSERKALELSEYADRCNRERKQLEDSVKELCFEEISKHPELCENRGFALYNENFHQGVSGIVAQRIVEQFGMPAAVMAPSEELDREGNKIIKGSVRGIPGFHVAEALSSLKTVLDKHGGHTQAGGFSLTQKMLPDFQAQFKLLCRNAVTDEMLIRKKHADVVAVFKDITFDLIKELSQLEPFGIGNPEPLFMTTDVEVVMVQTIGKGHLKLQLRQQGVTIPAVAWKMHGHSELFKGNFISIAYNPEIEDYKGFSSVRLNIREIWK, from the coding sequence GTGAATTTAAGTATTGAAACCAACTCAGAAAAAAGCACTGAAAGTCAGGCCTACAAACGTCAAACGCGAATTATCCCACCAGTTGAATTTAACAAAATTCAGGCCTCAGAGTTGCTCCAAAACGAGTTGGGGGTTTCTAGGCTAGTCGCTGAACTATTAATTTGTCGTGGCTACGAAACTCCGCAAGCAGCAAAACACTATCTAGCCCCATCCTTAAAAGAACTCTTGCCCGATCCAAGTAATCTTAAAAATTCTACCAAGGCTGCAGAGTTAATTCTTCAGCACATCAAAGCTGGCAGTCAGATCACCGTTTATACTGATTTTGACGTTGATGGTATTACTGCTGGCGCACAACTTGCCCCAACACTCAACGCCTTAGCACGAAGCTTTGAGACCAATACAGTCATCACATTCTATACTCCAAATCGTTTCAGCGAGGGTTATGGTTTGTCCTTGGACGCAGTTGAGCGCATTGCTAAATCTGGCACAAACCTGCTGATTACATTGGATTGCGGAATCAGTAGCCACGCCGAATTAGCACGTGCCAAGACCTTAGGGCTTGCATCAATTGTGGTCGACCACCATCAATTTTCAACGCCCCCCCCGGCTGATGTGATCATCAACCCACTACAAACAGGCTGTGCTTTTGGCGATTATGGGCTTTGCGCTTCGGCTTTAACCTGGTTTCTAATTCTAGAATTGAAACGACAAGCTAGTGAATCACAAAAAAACTTACCTGACCCAAAAGAACTTTTAGATTTAGCAGCGCTAGGCACGATCTGCGACATGGTGCCCTTGACGAATGTCAACAGGCTGCTTGCTCAGCGTGGGCTTGAAGCCCTCACCAGCACCAAACGCACTGGGTTAATTGCACTCAAAAAAGTCAGTGGCTTCGCTGAGAAATCTCTGCGCTCGAGCCACGTACTCTTTGGCCTCGGGCCGAGAATTAATGCTAGTGGGCGCGTTGATGACGCACGCTTGATGTTTGAGCTCTTAACAACTGTCAGCGAAAGAAAGGCTCTGGAACTTTCCGAATACGCCGATCGTTGTAATCGCGAACGTAAACAACTTGAAGATTCCGTTAAAGAATTGTGCTTTGAGGAAATTTCAAAGCACCCAGAACTTTGCGAAAACCGCGGGTTTGCGCTTTACAATGAAAATTTCCATCAAGGTGTCAGCGGCATCGTTGCCCAAAGAATCGTGGAACAGTTTGGCATGCCTGCAGCTGTCATGGCTCCAAGTGAAGAACTTGACCGCGAAGGGAATAAAATCATCAAAGGCTCGGTGCGTGGCATTCCTGGTTTTCATGTAGCTGAAGCCTTGAGCAGTTTAAAAACCGTCTTAGATAAACACGGCGGACATACTCAAGCTGGGGGATTTAGTCTCACTCAAAAGATGCTGCCAGATTTTCAAGCACAGTTTAAGTTACTGTGCCGTAATGCCGTAACCGATGAAATGCTGATTAGAAAAAAGCATGCTGACGTTGTTGCAGTTTTTAAAGATATTACCTTTGATTTAATCAAAGAACTTTCTCAGCTTGAGCCCTTTGGCATCGGAAACCCTGAACCGTTATTCATGACAACAGATGTTGAGGTCGTAATGGTCCAAACAATCGGCAAGGGCCACTTAAAGCTTCAGCTCCGGCAGCAAGGTGTGACAATTCCTGCAGTAGCCTGGAAAATGCATGGCCACTCAGAGCTTTTTAAGGGGAATTTTATCTCTATCGCTTACAATCCTGAAATCGAAGATTATAAAGGATTCTCGAGTGTTAGGCTTAATATTCGAGAAATCTGGAAATAA